Proteins encoded in a region of the Coregonus clupeaformis isolate EN_2021a chromosome 9, ASM2061545v1, whole genome shotgun sequence genome:
- the LOC121573783 gene encoding complement C1q-like protein 2 isoform X1: MRAFLVPLVLLLCHLGEAKYTPSEDGSSDSLQCGIVSDLRDLRDMVVLQRAELSHTMAELQDTKTKVEGLKTENSGKLFHFVLVMESRLMSSERQLEAMKTENAAMVSRVTSTESEIEKLQRENAERPKAAFSTSLGKTGHHGPFNTATTVIYKNIFTNTGDHYNNATGSFTAPVRGVYHFSFTMGDFLQSTVMGLSLFKNEQQIIHSGEWGDHMQFRSASNAVILQLEVGDVVFMQLPANYRIYDDSNHRNTFTGILLFPI; this comes from the exons ATGAGAGCTTTTCTAGTTCCACTGGTGTTGCTGCTCTGTCATTTGGGAGAAGCAAAGTACACTCCAAGTGAAGATGGATCCTCTGACTCCCTTCAATGTGGCATTGTGTCTGACCTGAGAGATCTGAGAGACATGGTGGTGCTGCAGAGGGCAGAGCTGAGTCATACCATGGCTGAACTACAAGACACTAAGACTAAGGTGGAGGGGCTGAAAACAGAGAACTCAG GAAAATTATTTCATTTTGTTTTAGTCATGGAGTCCAGGCTGATGAGTTCTGAACGACAACTTGAGGCAATGAAGACAGAGAATGCAG CCATGGTGAGCAGAGTAACATCCACTGAGAGTGAGATTGAGAAACTGCAGAGGGAGAATGCAG AGAGACCCAAGGCGGCATTTTCAACCTCTTTAGGAAAAACTGGACACCATGGGCCATTCAACACTGCCACCACAGTAATCTACAAGAACATCTTCACAAACACTGGTGACCACTACAACAACGCTACAG GTAGCTTCACAGCACCTGTGAGAGGGGTCTACCACTTCAGCTTCACTATGGGTGATTTTCTCCAGTCAACTGTTATGGGCCTATCACTGTTCAAGAATGAACAGCAAATAATTCATTCAGGGGAATGGGGTGACCATATGCAGTTTAGGTCTGCATCCAATGCAGTCATACTACAGCTGGAGGTGGGAGATGTAGTTTTTATGCAACTCCCTGCAAACTACAGGATTTATGATGATTCAAATCACCGTAACACTTTTACTGGCATTCTACTCTTCCCAATTTGA
- the LOC121573783 gene encoding complement C1q-like protein 2 isoform X2 has protein sequence MRAFLVPLVLLLCHLGEAKYTPSEDGSSDSLQCGIVSDLRDLRDMVVLQRAELSHTMAELQDTKTKVEGLKTENSVMESRLMSSERQLEAMKTENAAMVSRVTSTESEIEKLQRENAERPKAAFSTSLGKTGHHGPFNTATTVIYKNIFTNTGDHYNNATGSFTAPVRGVYHFSFTMGDFLQSTVMGLSLFKNEQQIIHSGEWGDHMQFRSASNAVILQLEVGDVVFMQLPANYRIYDDSNHRNTFTGILLFPI, from the exons ATGAGAGCTTTTCTAGTTCCACTGGTGTTGCTGCTCTGTCATTTGGGAGAAGCAAAGTACACTCCAAGTGAAGATGGATCCTCTGACTCCCTTCAATGTGGCATTGTGTCTGACCTGAGAGATCTGAGAGACATGGTGGTGCTGCAGAGGGCAGAGCTGAGTCATACCATGGCTGAACTACAAGACACTAAGACTAAGGTGGAGGGGCTGAAAACAGAGAACTCAG TCATGGAGTCCAGGCTGATGAGTTCTGAACGACAACTTGAGGCAATGAAGACAGAGAATGCAG CCATGGTGAGCAGAGTAACATCCACTGAGAGTGAGATTGAGAAACTGCAGAGGGAGAATGCAG AGAGACCCAAGGCGGCATTTTCAACCTCTTTAGGAAAAACTGGACACCATGGGCCATTCAACACTGCCACCACAGTAATCTACAAGAACATCTTCACAAACACTGGTGACCACTACAACAACGCTACAG GTAGCTTCACAGCACCTGTGAGAGGGGTCTACCACTTCAGCTTCACTATGGGTGATTTTCTCCAGTCAACTGTTATGGGCCTATCACTGTTCAAGAATGAACAGCAAATAATTCATTCAGGGGAATGGGGTGACCATATGCAGTTTAGGTCTGCATCCAATGCAGTCATACTACAGCTGGAGGTGGGAGATGTAGTTTTTATGCAACTCCCTGCAAACTACAGGATTTATGATGATTCAAATCACCGTAACACTTTTACTGGCATTCTACTCTTCCCAATTTGA